From the Macaca nemestrina isolate mMacNem1 chromosome 7, mMacNem.hap1, whole genome shotgun sequence genome, one window contains:
- the LOC105477883 gene encoding cathepsin G yields MQPLLLLLAFLLPTGAKAGEIIGGRETRPHSRPYMAYLQIQSPRGRNSCGGFLVRDNFVLTAAHCWGSSINVTLGAHNIQRRENTQQHITARRAIPHPRYNQQTIHNDIMLLQLSRRVRRNRNVRPVALPSTQERLRPGTQCTVAGWGLVSQTRRTDTLREVQLRVQRDRECLRLFSSYDGGSQICVGDRRERKAAFRGDSGGPLLCNNVAHGIVSYGRPSGIPPEVFTRISSFLPWIRRTMRSFKQLDQMEIPL; encoded by the exons ATGCAGCCACTCCTGCTTCTGCTGGCCTTTCTCCTACCCactggggccaaggcag GGGAGATCATCGGAGGCCGGGAGACCAGGCCCCACTCCCGCCCCTACATGGCGTATCTTCAGATCCAGTCTCCAAGAGGTCGGAACAGCTGCGGAGGGTTCCTGGTGCGAGACAACTTTGTGCTGACAGCAGCTCACTGCTGGGGAAG CTCTATAAATGTCACCCTGGGCGCCCACAATATCCAGAGACGGGAAAACACCCAGCAACATATCACTGCGCGCAGAGCCATCCCCCACCCTCGATATAATCAGCAGACCATCCATAATGACATCATGTTATTGCAG CTGAGCCGAAGAGTCAGACGGAATCGAAATGTGAGACCAGTGGCTCTGCCTAGCACCCAGGAGAGACTGAGACCCGGGACGCAGTGCACTGTGGCTGGCTGGGGCTTGGTCAGCCAGACGAGGAGAACAGACACACTCCGAGAGGTGCAGCTGAGAGTGCAGAGGGATAGGGAGTGCCTCCGCCTCTTCTCTTCCTACGACGGCGGAAGCCAGATTTGTGTGGGGGACCGGCGGGAACGGAAGGCTGCCTTCAGG GGGGACTCCGGAGGCCCCCTGCTGTGTAACAATGTGGCCCACGGCATCGTCTCCTATGGAAGACCGTCAGGGATTCCTCCAGAAGTCTTCACCAGGATCTCAAGTTTCCTGCCCTGGATAAGGAGAACAATGAGAAGCTTCAAACAGCTGGATCAGATGGAGATCCCCTTGTGA